A single genomic interval of Zingiber officinale cultivar Zhangliang chromosome 4A, Zo_v1.1, whole genome shotgun sequence harbors:
- the LOC121970270 gene encoding uncharacterized protein LOC121970270, with protein sequence MGMNSVKGSALLLVALVMAISFFLGRKNCMVIAKHPRRILLDTDVDTDDFFALLYILKQNRSEFDLKAVTISANAWSEAGHAVNHVYDLLYMMNRDDVAVGVGGDGGISDDGSIIFPNVGGFLPLIEQGMSTAGDCRYRQAIPVGSRGRLDIGTNYGLRRSFLPQGKRRYVPLRQPTVQRVMLETISVGPTTLLLIGSHTNVALFLMTNPRWKKNIEHIYIMGGGIRSENPTGCCPDYSSSCIPLQCGDHGNLFTAYATNPFAEFNIFSDPFAAYQVFHSGIPITLVPLDATNTIPINEEFFRVFQQRQETFEAQYCFRSLKIIRDTWLDDHFYTSYFMWDSFLSGVAISSMRDGNDRTGDDDNEFAVMEYLNVTVVTSNAPFGVDDGSNPFFHGRAVPKFDLQNGGVHSGHVQAGLRDPFCLVNASTKGKCQDGYTKEVTGSEAVQVRVAKEAKPNRDSNSPLNRQFFQSFLDALNLRPQSGKFSLARQFPFYREMFYKPNSSLSRTRGKAVVFDMDMSAGDFLALIYLLKAPIETINLMGILVSGNGWATAATVDIIYDVLHMMGRDDIPVGLGNFTALGTPVLGCQYVKAIPQGSGGLLDSDTLYGLARSLPRSPRRYTAENSCKFGAPRNTDHPTLRQTLAVEVWEHITRALGPTDKLTLLTNGPLTNLASIIDQDRDATRVIQDVYVVGGQVMDGRNKRGNVFTVPANKFAEFNMFLDPLAAKKVMESNLSITLIPLSAQKRAASCVRMLRSLKIAEQTPESNFAQQLLLLLNQLVLKNPKLYRHMDIFLGEILGAVVLVDQGKLNTRMQIKPITVLTGDLSRDGQIAVDRNGKLVHILDNFDSQEYYEQFANLLGEKQQSAVIGSFDEQKRIWSTPPK encoded by the exons ATGGGAATGAATTCAGTGAAAGGGAGTGCTCTGCTTTTGGTTGCGTTGGTGATGGCGATCAGCTTCTTCCTCGGGCGGAAGAACTGCATGGTCATCGCGAAGCATCCTCGCCGGATTCTACTCGATACAGACGTCGATACTGACGATTTCTTTGCGCTCCTCTACATTCTGAAGCAGAACCGCTCGGAGTTCGATCTAAAG GCAGTTACGATCAGTGCAAACGCGTGGTCCGAAGCAGGGCACGCAGTGAACCACGTATACGATTTGCTATACATGATGAACAGAGACGATGTTGCTGTGGGAGTTGGAGGCGACGGCGGCATATCAGACGATGGCTCCATTATTTTCCCTAATGTCGGTGGATTTCTTCCTCTGATCGAGCAG GGAATGTCGACGGCCGGTGACTGCCGCTATCGACAAGCGATTCCGGTGGGCTCTCGCGGGAGGCTCGATATCGGCACCAATTACGGCCTTCGAAGGTCCTTTCTTCCTCAGGGGAAGAGGAGATACGTTCCCCTGCGTCAGCCTACTGTCCAAAGAGTCATGCTCGAGACCATCTCTGTAGGCCCGACCACTCTGCTTCTGATCGGATCACACACAAATGTCGCCCTGTTTCTGATGACAAATCCCCGGTGGAAGAAGAACATCGAGCATATCTACATCATGGGAGGAGGGATCCGGTCAGAAAACCCTACTGGCTGCTGCCCGGACTACTCTAGCTCTTGCATTCCCCTGCAGTGCGGTGACCATGGCAACCTCTTCACGGCTTACGCCACCAATCCATTCGCAGAGTTCAACATCTTTTCTGATCCTTTCGCGGCTTACCAG GTGTTCCATTCCGGGATTCCGATCACTCTCGTTCCGCTCGACGCGACCAACACCATCCCGATCAACGAGGAGTTTTTCCGAGTGTTCCAGCAGCGCCAAGAGACCTTCGAGGCGCAGTACTGCTTCAGATCTCTCAAGATCATTCGCGACACTTGGTTAGACGACCATTTTTACACT AGCTATTTCATGTGGGACTCGTTCCTCTCGGGCGTCGCCATCTCCAGCATGCGCGACGGGAACGACCGTACCGGCGACGACGACAACGAGTTCGCCGTCATGGAGTACCTCAACGTAACGGTGGTCACGTCGAACGCGCCTTTCGGCGTCGACGACGGCTCCAACCCCTTCTTCCATGGCCGCGCGGTTCCCAAGTTCGACTTGCAAAACGGCGGCGTCCACAGTGGCCACGTTCAGGCAGGGCTCCGAGATCCATTTTGCCTCGTCAATGCCTCAACTAAAGGAAAATGTCAG GACGGATACACCAAAGAAGTCACTGGATCGGAAGCTGTTCAGGTGCGAGTTGCGAAAGAGGCTAAGCCGAACAGAGATTCAAACAGCCCACTGAACAGACAGTTCTTCCAGAGTTTCTTGGAC GCTCTTAATCTTCGTCCTCAGTCTGGGAAATTTAGCCTCGCAAGACAATTTCCTTTCTACAGAGAAATGTTCTACAAGCCAAACTCTTCCTTAAGCCGAACGAGAGGAAAGGCTGTGGTGTTCGACATGGACATGAGCGCCGGAGACTTCCTCGCACTCATCTACTTGCTGAAAGCGCCGATCGAGACGATAAACCTCATGGGAATTCTGGTGAGTGGAAATGGGTGGGCGACTGCCGCAACTGTAGACATAATCTACGATGTGCTTCACATGATGGGGCGAGATGACATTCCAGTCGGATTGGGGAATTTCACTGCGTTAGGCACTCCTGTTCTTGGCTGCCAATACGTGAAGGCAATTCCACAAGGAAGCGGCGGGCTTCTCGATTCCGACACGCTCTACGGCCTCGCGCGATCGCTGCCGCGGAGTCCTCGAAGGTACACAGCTGAAAACTCATGCAAGTTTGGAGCTCCGAGGAACACCGATCACCCTACGCTTAGGCAGACACTGGCTGTGGAAGTTTGGGAGCACATTACAAGAGCATTGGGCCCGACTGATAAGCTCACTCTGCTCACGAATGGTCCTCTCACTAACTTAGCCAGCATCATCGATCAAGATCGAGATGCAACTAGAGTAATACAGGATGTTTATGTGGTGGGAGGGCAAGTGATGGACGGGCGAAACAAGAGAGGGAATGTCTTCACTGTTCCCGCCAACAAGTTTGCCGAGTTCAACATGTTCCTCGATCCTTTAGCTGCAAAGAAGGTGATGGAGTCGAACCTCAGCATCACACTCATTCCTCTCAGTGCTCAGAAGAGAGCAGCTTCGTGTGTGAGGATGCTCCGAAGTTTGAAAATTGCAGAGCAGACTCCGGAATCAAACTTCGCACAGCAGCTGTTGTTACTGCTCAATCAACTGGTGCTGAAGAACCCTAAACTATATCGTCATATG GATATATTTTTAGGTGAAATTTTAGGTGCAGTTGTTTTGGTCGACCAGGGCAAGTTGAATACGAGAATGCAAATCAAACCGATTACTGTTCTAACTGGAGATCTAAGTCGAGATGGACAGATTGCAGTCGACAGAAATGGGAAACTAGTCCACATTTTGGATAATTTCGATAGCCAAGAATACTACGAGCAGTTTGCAAACTTATTAGGCGAGAAGCAGCAGTCTGCAGTCATTGGAAGCTTTGATGAACAGAAAAGAATATGGAGCACACCACCGAAATGA
- the LOC121970271 gene encoding NADH dehydrogenase [ubiquinone] 1 alpha subcomplex subunit 8-B-like — MSSTVDLAGEPIPTSAVLMAASKHIAVRCRAENLAFLKCKKKDPNPEKCLDKGRQVTSCVLHLLKELHQKCPKEMDAYAGCMYYYTNEFDLCRPEQEAFEKAFPISK, encoded by the exons ATGTCGAGCACCGTCGATCTGGCTGGGGAGCCGATCCCCACCTCAGCCGTCCTCATGGCCGCTTCCAAGCACATCGCCGTGCGGTGCCGGGCCGAGAACTTGGCATTCCTTAAGTGCAAGAAGAAGGACCCCAATCCGGAGAAATGCCTCGACAAGGGTCGTCAGGTCACGAGCTGTGTCCTACATCT GCTGAAGGAACTCCATCAGAAATGTCCTAAAGAGATGGATGCTTATGCTGGCTGCATGTACTACTACACCAATGAGTTTGACTTGTGCCGCCCAGAGCAGGAAGCATTTGAGAAGGCTTTCCCGATATCCAAGTAA
- the LOC121970272 gene encoding peroxidase 4-like codes for MASSSTMFHASFVIALLSIASANAQLSTTFYSYSCPNLFSTVKSVVESAVSQDKRMGASLLRLFFHDCFVNGCDGSLLLDDTSSFTGEKTATPNKNSVRGFDVVDRIKCAVEKACPNVVSCADILAITARDAVVIYGGPYWEVKLGRRDSRTASLSGANGSIPPATSNLSTLISKFSAKGLSTQEMVALVGAHTVGQARCTSFRDHIYDDANIDGSLATARRSDCPRTQGSGDDNLAPLDLQTPTTFDNYYFGNLVSRKGLLHSDQQMFSGAGSTDSLVRTYSYDPSKFAADFAAAMTKMGDISPLTGYQGEIRKNCRKIN; via the exons ATGGCTTCTTCCTCAACAATGTTCCACGCCTCTTTCGTCATTGCACTCCTTTCTATAGCTAGCGCAAATGCGCAGCTCTCCACGACCTTCTACTCTTATTCATGCCCGAATCTCTTTTCGACGGTGAAGTCAGTGGTCGAATCTGCTGTCTCCCAGGACAAGCGCATGGGCGCGTCTCTGCTTCGCCTCTTCTTTCATGATTGCTTTGTTAAT GGTTGCGATGGATCATTGCTTTTAGATGACACGAGCAGCTTCACAGGGGAGAAGACAGCGACTCCGAACAAGAACTCTGTTAGAGGATTCGACGTGGTGGATAGAATAAAGTGTGCAGTGGAGAAGGCATGTCCTAATGTCGTCTCCTGCGCTGACATCTTAGCGATCACCGCAAGAGACGCTGTAGTAATT TATGGAGGGCCGTATTGGGAGGTGAAGCTGGGGAGAAGGGATTCGAGGACGGCGAGCCTTTCGGGAGCCAACGGCAGCATCCCTCCTGCAACCTCCAACCTCAGCACCCTCATCTCCAAGTTCTCGGCGAAGGGCCTTTCGACTCAAGAGATGGTGGCGCTCGTAGGGGCTCACACCGTCGGCCAAGCTCGATGCACCTCCTTCAGGGATCACATCTACGACGACGCTAACATCGACGGCTCCCTGGCCACCGCGAGGAGGTCCGATTGTCCGAGGACGCAGGGATCCGGCGACGACAACTTGGCGCCTCTCGACCTCCAAACTCCCACCACCTTCGACAACTATTACTTCGGCAATCTTGTTTCCCGGAAAGGCCTGCTTCACTCCGATCAGCAGATGTTCAGCGGCGCCGGATCAACCGATTCGCTGGTGAGGACTTACAGTTACGATCCGAGCAAGTTCGCCGCCGACTTCGCGGCGGCGATGACCAAGATGGGGGACATCAGCCCGCTCACTGGATATCAGGGGGAGATCCGCAAGAACTGCAGGAAAATCAACTAG
- the LOC121970274 gene encoding dof zinc finger protein DOF5.6-like yields MGQDEAISAAYFLASSELAACSTPAAERRLRPPPPQEEPLRCPRCDSTNTKFCYYNNYSLSQPRYFCRSCRRYWTKGGSLRNVPVGGACRRNKRYRPASAAISAATTVQPVQLPNFSTNDVCLNIMNNCKHGLGDMNTLGLCTEEEPCQNLKFLLDGEGSSCMNNILSIGWPESIGYSDDGSLSSSWAL; encoded by the coding sequence ATGGGCCAAGACGAGGCCATATCCGCGGCCTACTTCCTAGCCTCCAGCGAGCTGGCCGCATGCTCGACGCCGGCAGCTGAGAGGAGGTTGCGGCCGCCACCGCCTCAGGAAGAGCCGCTCAGGTGCCCGCGGTGCGACTCTACGAACACCAAGTTCTGCTACTACAACAACTACAGCCTCTCGCAGCCTCGCTACTTTTGCAGGAGTTGTCGCCGCTACTGGACCAAGGGCGGCTCGCTCCGCAACGTCCCTGTCGGCGGCGCCTGCCGCAGGAACAAGCGCTACCGTCCTGCCTCTGCCGCCATCTCGGCTGCCACAACAGTGCAACCAGTACAGTTGCCGAATTTCTCGACCAACGACGTCTGTTTAAATATCATGAACAACTGCAAACATGGACTCGGAGACATGAACACGCTCGGGCTTTGCACGGAGGAGGAACCCTGCCAAAATCTAAAGTTTTTGTTGGATGGTGAAGGATCATCCTGCATGAACAATATTCTCTCCATCGGGTGGCCAGAATCGATCGGCTACTCTGACGATGGATCGTTATCATCGTCATGGGCTCTATGA